The following are from one region of the Oscarella lobularis chromosome 3, ooOscLobu1.1, whole genome shotgun sequence genome:
- the LOC136184645 gene encoding prominin-1-A-like isoform X1 yields MASTGVFITALVFVLQFSYSPAANASEKLVFPPLPKSPPPKSETEYDDQGLQPLINVANSFIRTVKDDGLPYSLINEELQKAFKGSDTTPSPASTRRRLLVFGIENEFINEFIEFEKEFIIVFGIGIALAILLLVIGVVFFCCRICGYCGGSLVYEREDNHENLKRWLMILFLVIFLALATVGCVCAFVTNGRMSDSIGKFDDTFSDAIDDIYGFVNSTVDELNFVVGNQYGIASDRIFDDIENVGQTLGEPIVTAFQPFVDKAVNSSLNMANTVDEVRASLFDVNRTVSSLVAVGKNLQTQLEGVNQELQSLRQTCTAKGFPISKFCSDYLPGPIKLDANFSQVPDISGELAQVDDVLQVDLRAEVEEGKRMFEEIPEQVQNDTNVAVETVRADADQFQADIQKVVSDVNTSAYEVLDDSLGLRSVQKDVSNYVEIAERYDKYRFAVGVSLGVMILLVIFIATTGILIGEMNRKSDVMPTERSRGSNCGGQCLMISAVLVCVFGFFLLILAAICFAIGANVKVLCDPAENLEFWENTLDNGDGFGYYFLGQQIFNNESFPLEISGVLRSCDENVAIYKALRLKEKPEANIRERFDIEKQIPALRENTENLKVNVDNVELLPVSAENALRDFNETGVEDIDFAEYSDEINKQLVNFDLTTVVANLTSLANELDQGNESDLANQTRGIAASIGRIQTTVVLPGTARKDELDVQVKNLERNARGIQTSVGELLDLVDELEVFLHGNGSRMINESVIEFTDRIVGYVTDFADAAVGWIENDIGRCKNVRVVYDAAVVTLCRFTLDGLNGFWFSVGWSVFFMFFIMIIAINLAYHYRKLNHNAGFDSDYGTPNDFAMKQNRSSKKESWVAEENIFYPRGVSTKGDTTEM; encoded by the exons ATGGCGTCAACGGGCGTGTTCATCACCGCCCTGGTCTTCGTTCTTCAGTTCTCTTACTCGCCGGCAGCAAACGCGAGCGAGAAACTCGTTTTTCCGCCTCTTCCGAAATCTCCGCCGCCCAAAAGCGAAACCGAGTACGACGATCAGGGTCTCCAGCCTCTCATCAACGTCGCCAACAGCTTCATACGAACCGTCAAGGACGATGGACTTCCGTACT CGCTGATCAACGAAGAACTACAAAAGGCGTTCAAAGGAAGCGACACGACCCCTTCTcccgcgtcgacgcgacgtcgcctaCTCGTCTTCGGCATCGAAAACGAATTCATCAACGAATTCATCGAGTTCGAGAAAGAGTTCATTATCGTCTTTGGCATCGGCATAGCGCTCGccattcttcttctcgtcatcgGCGTAGTGTTTTTCTGCTGTCGAATCTGCGGCTACTGCGGTGGAAGTCTTGTCTACGAACGCGAAGACAATCACGAGAATCTCAAACGATGGCTCATGATCTTATTCCTCGTCATCTTTCTCGCCTTGGCAAC CGTCGGTTGCGTGTGCGCTTTCGTGACGAATGGTCGCATGTCGGACAGCATCGGAAAGTTCGACGACACCTTTTCGGACGCCATTGACGATATATACGGTTTTGTGAACAGTACCGTTGac GAAttgaatttcgtcgttggCAATCAATACGGAATCGCATCTGATAGGATTTTTGATGATATTGAAA atgTTGGTCAAACGCTCGGTGAACCTATTGTGACCGCATTTCAGCCCTTCGTCGATAAAGCCGTCAACAGCTCTCTCAATATGGCTAACa ccgtcgacgaagtgagAGCGTCCCtctttgacgtcaatcgGACCGTTTCGAGTTTGGTTGCCGTTGGAAAGAATCTCCAGACTCAGTTGGAGGGCGTGAATCAGGAGCTTCAAAGCCTGCGTCAGACTTGTACCGCGAAGGGTTTTCCTATCAGCAAATTCTGCAGCGACTATCTCCCCGGACCCATTAAGCTGGACGCGAACTTCTCGCAG GTGCCGGACATTAGCGGAGAGTTAGCTCAGGTGGACGATGTGTTGCAAGTCGATTTGCGCGCCGAAGTGGAGGAGGGGAAGCGGATGTTCGAGGAGATACCGGAACAGGTTCAAAACGATACGAACGTCGCAGTTGAAA CTGTTCGAGCCGACGCGGATCAATTTCAAGCGGATATTCAGAAAGTCGTTAGCGACGTGAATACATCCGCTTACGAG GTTCTTGATGACTCACTTGGTTTACGTTCCGTTCAAAAGGACGTCTCCAACTACGTTGAGATAGCGGAGCGATACGATAAATACAG ATTTGCTGTTGGCGTGTCTCTTGGCGTTATGATTTTATTGGTCATTTTTATCGCCACGACTGGAATTCTCATTGGCGAAATGAACCGCAAGTCTGACGTCATGCCGACGGAGCGTTCACGGGGCTCCAACTGCGGCGGACAGTGTCTCATGAT ctCTGCTGTGCTTGTCTGTGTCTTCGGTTTCTTTCTTCTGATTTTGGCCGCCATCTGCTTCGCCATTGGCGCCAATGTCAAGGTCCTTTGTGATCCCGCCGAGAATTTGGAGTTCTGGGAAAAC ACACTTGACAATGGAGATGGCTTTGGATATTACTTTCTAGGCCAGCAGATATTTAATAACGAGTCGTTTCCCTTGGAGATCAGCGGCGTTTTGAG GAGCTGTGACGAGAACGTGGCGATTTATAAGGCCTTACGCTTGAAGGAAAAGCCGGAGGCAAACATCAGGGAACGATTTGATATCGAGAAG CAAATTCCGGCACTGCGAGAGAACACCGAGAATCTGAAAGTCAATGTTGATAACGTGGAATTGTTGCCGGTGAGTGCGGAAAACGCTTTGAGGGACTTCAACGAAACGGGAGTGGAGGACATCGATTTCGCCGAATATAGCGACGAA ATCAACAAACAACTTGTGAACTTCGATTTGACGACAGTCGTTGCGAATTTGACCTCGCTCGCTAATGAACTTGATCAAGGGAACGAA TCTGATCTTGCTAATCAAACGCGCGGAATCGCTGCCAGCATCGGGAGGATTCAAACTACGGTCGTCTTACCCGGCACAGCGAGAAAG GATGAACTAGATGTGCAGGTAAAGAACTTAGAAAGGAATGCGAGGGGTATTCAG ACATCTGTCGGAGAGCTGCttgatctcgtcgacgagctcgagGTATTCTTACACGGAAACGGGTCGAGGATGATCAATGAG TCGGTTATTGAATTTACTGATCGCATCGTTGGGTACGTCACTGATTTTGCTGACGCCGCCGTTGGATGG ATTGAGAACGATATTGGGAGGTGTAAGAACGTTCGGGTTGTTTATGACGCGGCCGTCGTAACGCTCTGCCGCTTTACGCTGGATGGTTTG AATGGGTTTTGGTTCAGTGTTGGCTGGAGCGTCTTCTTTATGTTCTTCATTATGATAATTGCCATCAATTTGGCGTATCACTATCGCAAGCTGAATCACAACGCCGGCTTTGATTCGGACTATGG GACACCCAACGATTTCGCTATGAAGCAAAA TAGATCGAGCAAGAAGGAAAGTTGGGTGGctgaagaaaatattttttatccTCGCGGTGTTTCAACTAAAGGCGATACGACAGAAATGTAA
- the LOC136184645 gene encoding prominin-1-A-like isoform X2: MASTGVFITALVFVLQFSYSPAANASEKLVFPPLPKSPPPKSETEYDDQGLQPLINVANSFIRTVKDDGLPYSLINEELQKAFKGSDTTPSPASTRRRLLVFGIENEFINEFIEFEKEFIIVFGIGIALAILLLVIGVVFFCCRICGYCGGSLVYEREDNHENLKRWLMILFLVIFLALATVGCVCAFVTNGRMSDSIGKFDDTFSDAIDDIYGFVNSTVDELNFVVGNQYGIASDRIFDDIENVGQTLGEPIVTAFQPFVDKAVNSSLNMANTVDEVRASLFDVNRTVSSLVAVGKNLQTQLEGVNQELQSLRQTCTAKGFPISKFCSDYLPGPIKLDANFSQVPDISGELAQVDDVLQVDLRAEVEEGKRMFEEIPEQVQNDTNVAVETVRADADQFQADIQKVVSDVNTSAYEVLDDSLGLRSVQKDVSNYVEIAERYDKYRFAVGVSLGVMILLVIFIATTGILIGEMNRKSDVMPTERSRGSNCGGQCLMISAVLVCVFGFFLLILAAICFAIGANVKVLCDPAENLEFWENTLDNGDGFGYYFLGQQIFNNESFPLEISGVLRSCDENVAIYKALRLKEKPEANIRERFDIEKQIPALRENTENLKVNVDNVELLPVSAENALRDFNETGVEDIDFAEYSDEINKQLVNFDLTTVVANLTSLANELDQGNESDLANQTRGIAASIGRIQTTVVLPGTARKDELDVQVKNLERNARGIQTSVGELLDLVDELEVFLHGNGSRMINESVIEFTDRIVGYVTDFADAAVGWIENDIGRCKNVRVVYDAAVVTLCRFTLDGLNGFWFSVGWSVFFMFFIMIIAINLAYHYRKLNHNAGFDSDYGTPNDFAMKQKSSKKESWVAEENIFYPRGVSTKGDTTEM; this comes from the exons ATGGCGTCAACGGGCGTGTTCATCACCGCCCTGGTCTTCGTTCTTCAGTTCTCTTACTCGCCGGCAGCAAACGCGAGCGAGAAACTCGTTTTTCCGCCTCTTCCGAAATCTCCGCCGCCCAAAAGCGAAACCGAGTACGACGATCAGGGTCTCCAGCCTCTCATCAACGTCGCCAACAGCTTCATACGAACCGTCAAGGACGATGGACTTCCGTACT CGCTGATCAACGAAGAACTACAAAAGGCGTTCAAAGGAAGCGACACGACCCCTTCTcccgcgtcgacgcgacgtcgcctaCTCGTCTTCGGCATCGAAAACGAATTCATCAACGAATTCATCGAGTTCGAGAAAGAGTTCATTATCGTCTTTGGCATCGGCATAGCGCTCGccattcttcttctcgtcatcgGCGTAGTGTTTTTCTGCTGTCGAATCTGCGGCTACTGCGGTGGAAGTCTTGTCTACGAACGCGAAGACAATCACGAGAATCTCAAACGATGGCTCATGATCTTATTCCTCGTCATCTTTCTCGCCTTGGCAAC CGTCGGTTGCGTGTGCGCTTTCGTGACGAATGGTCGCATGTCGGACAGCATCGGAAAGTTCGACGACACCTTTTCGGACGCCATTGACGATATATACGGTTTTGTGAACAGTACCGTTGac GAAttgaatttcgtcgttggCAATCAATACGGAATCGCATCTGATAGGATTTTTGATGATATTGAAA atgTTGGTCAAACGCTCGGTGAACCTATTGTGACCGCATTTCAGCCCTTCGTCGATAAAGCCGTCAACAGCTCTCTCAATATGGCTAACa ccgtcgacgaagtgagAGCGTCCCtctttgacgtcaatcgGACCGTTTCGAGTTTGGTTGCCGTTGGAAAGAATCTCCAGACTCAGTTGGAGGGCGTGAATCAGGAGCTTCAAAGCCTGCGTCAGACTTGTACCGCGAAGGGTTTTCCTATCAGCAAATTCTGCAGCGACTATCTCCCCGGACCCATTAAGCTGGACGCGAACTTCTCGCAG GTGCCGGACATTAGCGGAGAGTTAGCTCAGGTGGACGATGTGTTGCAAGTCGATTTGCGCGCCGAAGTGGAGGAGGGGAAGCGGATGTTCGAGGAGATACCGGAACAGGTTCAAAACGATACGAACGTCGCAGTTGAAA CTGTTCGAGCCGACGCGGATCAATTTCAAGCGGATATTCAGAAAGTCGTTAGCGACGTGAATACATCCGCTTACGAG GTTCTTGATGACTCACTTGGTTTACGTTCCGTTCAAAAGGACGTCTCCAACTACGTTGAGATAGCGGAGCGATACGATAAATACAG ATTTGCTGTTGGCGTGTCTCTTGGCGTTATGATTTTATTGGTCATTTTTATCGCCACGACTGGAATTCTCATTGGCGAAATGAACCGCAAGTCTGACGTCATGCCGACGGAGCGTTCACGGGGCTCCAACTGCGGCGGACAGTGTCTCATGAT ctCTGCTGTGCTTGTCTGTGTCTTCGGTTTCTTTCTTCTGATTTTGGCCGCCATCTGCTTCGCCATTGGCGCCAATGTCAAGGTCCTTTGTGATCCCGCCGAGAATTTGGAGTTCTGGGAAAAC ACACTTGACAATGGAGATGGCTTTGGATATTACTTTCTAGGCCAGCAGATATTTAATAACGAGTCGTTTCCCTTGGAGATCAGCGGCGTTTTGAG GAGCTGTGACGAGAACGTGGCGATTTATAAGGCCTTACGCTTGAAGGAAAAGCCGGAGGCAAACATCAGGGAACGATTTGATATCGAGAAG CAAATTCCGGCACTGCGAGAGAACACCGAGAATCTGAAAGTCAATGTTGATAACGTGGAATTGTTGCCGGTGAGTGCGGAAAACGCTTTGAGGGACTTCAACGAAACGGGAGTGGAGGACATCGATTTCGCCGAATATAGCGACGAA ATCAACAAACAACTTGTGAACTTCGATTTGACGACAGTCGTTGCGAATTTGACCTCGCTCGCTAATGAACTTGATCAAGGGAACGAA TCTGATCTTGCTAATCAAACGCGCGGAATCGCTGCCAGCATCGGGAGGATTCAAACTACGGTCGTCTTACCCGGCACAGCGAGAAAG GATGAACTAGATGTGCAGGTAAAGAACTTAGAAAGGAATGCGAGGGGTATTCAG ACATCTGTCGGAGAGCTGCttgatctcgtcgacgagctcgagGTATTCTTACACGGAAACGGGTCGAGGATGATCAATGAG TCGGTTATTGAATTTACTGATCGCATCGTTGGGTACGTCACTGATTTTGCTGACGCCGCCGTTGGATGG ATTGAGAACGATATTGGGAGGTGTAAGAACGTTCGGGTTGTTTATGACGCGGCCGTCGTAACGCTCTGCCGCTTTACGCTGGATGGTTTG AATGGGTTTTGGTTCAGTGTTGGCTGGAGCGTCTTCTTTATGTTCTTCATTATGATAATTGCCATCAATTTGGCGTATCACTATCGCAAGCTGAATCACAACGCCGGCTTTGATTCGGACTATGG GACACCCAACGATTTCGCTATGAAGCAAAA ATCGAGCAAGAAGGAAAGTTGGGTGGctgaagaaaatattttttatccTCGCGGTGTTTCAACTAAAGGCGATACGACAGAAATGTAA
- the LOC136184645 gene encoding prominin-1-A-like isoform X3: MASTGVFITALVFVLQFSYSPAANASEKLVFPPLPKSPPPKSETEYDDQGLQPLINVANSFIRTVKDDGLPYSLINEELQKAFKGSDTTPSPASTRRRLLVFGIENEFINEFIEFEKEFIIVFGIGIALAILLLVIGVVFFCCRICGYCGGSLVYEREDNHENLKRWLMILFLVIFLALATVGCVCAFVTNGRMSDSIGKFDDTFSDAIDDIYGFVNSTVDELNFVVGNQYGIASDRIFDDIENVGQTLGEPIVTAFQPFVDKAVNSSLNMANTVDEVRASLFDVNRTVSSLVAVGKNLQTQLEGVNQELQSLRQTCTAKGFPISKFCSDYLPGPIKLDANFSQVPDISGELAQVDDVLQVDLRAEVEEGKRMFEEIPEQVQNDTNVAVETVRADADQFQADIQKVVSDVNTSAYEVLDDSLGLRSVQKDVSNYVEIAERYDKYRFAVGVSLGVMILLVIFIATTGILIGEMNRKSDVMPTERSRGSNCGGQCLMISAVLVCVFGFFLLILAAICFAIGANVKVLCDPAENLEFWENTLDNGDGFGYYFLGQQIFNNESFPLEISGVLRSCDENVAIYKALRLKEKPEANIRERFDIEKQIPALRENTENLKVNVDNVELLPVSAENALRDFNETGVEDIDFAEYSDEINKQLVNFDLTTVVANLTSLANELDQGNESDLANQTRGIAASIGRIQTTVVLPGTARKDELDVQVKNLERNARGIQTSVGELLDLVDELEVFLHGNGSRMINESVIEFTDRIVGYVTDFADAAVGWIENDIGRCKNVRVVYDAAVVTLCRFTLDGLNGFWFSVGWSVFFMFFIMIIAINLAYHYRKLNHNAGFDSDYGTPNDFAMKQK, from the exons ATGGCGTCAACGGGCGTGTTCATCACCGCCCTGGTCTTCGTTCTTCAGTTCTCTTACTCGCCGGCAGCAAACGCGAGCGAGAAACTCGTTTTTCCGCCTCTTCCGAAATCTCCGCCGCCCAAAAGCGAAACCGAGTACGACGATCAGGGTCTCCAGCCTCTCATCAACGTCGCCAACAGCTTCATACGAACCGTCAAGGACGATGGACTTCCGTACT CGCTGATCAACGAAGAACTACAAAAGGCGTTCAAAGGAAGCGACACGACCCCTTCTcccgcgtcgacgcgacgtcgcctaCTCGTCTTCGGCATCGAAAACGAATTCATCAACGAATTCATCGAGTTCGAGAAAGAGTTCATTATCGTCTTTGGCATCGGCATAGCGCTCGccattcttcttctcgtcatcgGCGTAGTGTTTTTCTGCTGTCGAATCTGCGGCTACTGCGGTGGAAGTCTTGTCTACGAACGCGAAGACAATCACGAGAATCTCAAACGATGGCTCATGATCTTATTCCTCGTCATCTTTCTCGCCTTGGCAAC CGTCGGTTGCGTGTGCGCTTTCGTGACGAATGGTCGCATGTCGGACAGCATCGGAAAGTTCGACGACACCTTTTCGGACGCCATTGACGATATATACGGTTTTGTGAACAGTACCGTTGac GAAttgaatttcgtcgttggCAATCAATACGGAATCGCATCTGATAGGATTTTTGATGATATTGAAA atgTTGGTCAAACGCTCGGTGAACCTATTGTGACCGCATTTCAGCCCTTCGTCGATAAAGCCGTCAACAGCTCTCTCAATATGGCTAACa ccgtcgacgaagtgagAGCGTCCCtctttgacgtcaatcgGACCGTTTCGAGTTTGGTTGCCGTTGGAAAGAATCTCCAGACTCAGTTGGAGGGCGTGAATCAGGAGCTTCAAAGCCTGCGTCAGACTTGTACCGCGAAGGGTTTTCCTATCAGCAAATTCTGCAGCGACTATCTCCCCGGACCCATTAAGCTGGACGCGAACTTCTCGCAG GTGCCGGACATTAGCGGAGAGTTAGCTCAGGTGGACGATGTGTTGCAAGTCGATTTGCGCGCCGAAGTGGAGGAGGGGAAGCGGATGTTCGAGGAGATACCGGAACAGGTTCAAAACGATACGAACGTCGCAGTTGAAA CTGTTCGAGCCGACGCGGATCAATTTCAAGCGGATATTCAGAAAGTCGTTAGCGACGTGAATACATCCGCTTACGAG GTTCTTGATGACTCACTTGGTTTACGTTCCGTTCAAAAGGACGTCTCCAACTACGTTGAGATAGCGGAGCGATACGATAAATACAG ATTTGCTGTTGGCGTGTCTCTTGGCGTTATGATTTTATTGGTCATTTTTATCGCCACGACTGGAATTCTCATTGGCGAAATGAACCGCAAGTCTGACGTCATGCCGACGGAGCGTTCACGGGGCTCCAACTGCGGCGGACAGTGTCTCATGAT ctCTGCTGTGCTTGTCTGTGTCTTCGGTTTCTTTCTTCTGATTTTGGCCGCCATCTGCTTCGCCATTGGCGCCAATGTCAAGGTCCTTTGTGATCCCGCCGAGAATTTGGAGTTCTGGGAAAAC ACACTTGACAATGGAGATGGCTTTGGATATTACTTTCTAGGCCAGCAGATATTTAATAACGAGTCGTTTCCCTTGGAGATCAGCGGCGTTTTGAG GAGCTGTGACGAGAACGTGGCGATTTATAAGGCCTTACGCTTGAAGGAAAAGCCGGAGGCAAACATCAGGGAACGATTTGATATCGAGAAG CAAATTCCGGCACTGCGAGAGAACACCGAGAATCTGAAAGTCAATGTTGATAACGTGGAATTGTTGCCGGTGAGTGCGGAAAACGCTTTGAGGGACTTCAACGAAACGGGAGTGGAGGACATCGATTTCGCCGAATATAGCGACGAA ATCAACAAACAACTTGTGAACTTCGATTTGACGACAGTCGTTGCGAATTTGACCTCGCTCGCTAATGAACTTGATCAAGGGAACGAA TCTGATCTTGCTAATCAAACGCGCGGAATCGCTGCCAGCATCGGGAGGATTCAAACTACGGTCGTCTTACCCGGCACAGCGAGAAAG GATGAACTAGATGTGCAGGTAAAGAACTTAGAAAGGAATGCGAGGGGTATTCAG ACATCTGTCGGAGAGCTGCttgatctcgtcgacgagctcgagGTATTCTTACACGGAAACGGGTCGAGGATGATCAATGAG TCGGTTATTGAATTTACTGATCGCATCGTTGGGTACGTCACTGATTTTGCTGACGCCGCCGTTGGATGG ATTGAGAACGATATTGGGAGGTGTAAGAACGTTCGGGTTGTTTATGACGCGGCCGTCGTAACGCTCTGCCGCTTTACGCTGGATGGTTTG AATGGGTTTTGGTTCAGTGTTGGCTGGAGCGTCTTCTTTATGTTCTTCATTATGATAATTGCCATCAATTTGGCGTATCACTATCGCAAGCTGAATCACAACGCCGGCTTTGATTCGGACTATGG GACACCCAACGATTTCGCTATGAAGCAAAAGTGA
- the LOC136184648 gene encoding V-type proton ATPase subunit B produces MEDLLDLGVAPGVKAAREHALAVTRDYISQPRLTYRTVSGVNGPLVILDSVKFPKYAEIVSLTLADGSKRSGQVLEVSGSKAVVQVFEGTSGIDAKHTTCEFTGDILRTPVSEDMLGRVFNGSGKPIDRGPNILAEDFLDIQGQPINPWSRIYPEEMIQTGISAIDTMNSIARGQKIPIFSAAGLPHNEIAAQICRQGGLVKHQQEQISKDVMDSHEDNFAIVFAAMGVNMETARFFKQDFEENGSMEGVCLFLNLANDPTIERIITPRIALTSAEFLAYQCEKHVLVILTDMSSYAEALREVSAAREEVPGRRGFPGYMYTDLATIYERAGRVEGRNGSITQIPILTMPNDDITHPIPDLTGYITEGQIYVDRQLHNRQVYPPINVLPSLSRLMKSAIGKGMTRKDHPDVSNQLYANYAIGKDVQAMKAVVGEEALTPDDQLYLEFLGKFEKNFISQGIYENRTVFESLDIGWSLLRIFPKEMLKRIPQNTLAEFYPRDAKH; encoded by the exons ATGGAGGACTTACTCGACTTGGGAGTTGCGCCAGGGGTGAAAGCAGCTCGCGAACACGCTCTCGCCGTCACTCGCGACTACATATCGCAGCCACGACTCA CTTACAGAACCGTATCCGGCGTCAATGGACCGCTAGTCATTTTAGACAGCGTAAAA TTTCCCAAATACGCCGAAATCGTCTCGCTGACGCTCGCGGACGGCTCGAAACGCAGCGGACAGGTGCTCGAAGTGAGCGGATCGAAAGCCGTGGTGCAG GTCTTCGAAGGAACTTCGGGAATCGACGCGAAGCACACGACGTGCGAATTCACCGGCGACATCCTGCGAACGCCCGTCTCCGAAGACATGTTGG GTCGCGTCTTCAATGGCTCGGGAAAACCCATTGACAGAGGCCCCAATATTTTGGCCGAGGACTTTCTCGACATTCAGG GTCAGCCAATTAATCCGTGGTCTCGCATTTACCCGGAGGAAATGATTCAGACCGGAATATCGGCCATAGATACAATGAACAG CATTGCTCGTGGACAAAAGATTCCAATTTTTTCGGCCGCAGGTCTTCCCCACAACGAA ATTGCTGCTCAGATTTGCCGTCAGGGCGGTCTCGTGAAGCACCAGCAGGAGCAGATCAGCAAAGACGTTATGGATTCGCACGAGGACAATTTTGCTATAGTGTTTGCTGCTATGGGG GTGAACATGGAAACGGCTCGATTTTTCAAACAAGATTTCGAGGAAAACGGTTCCATGGAGGGAGTGTGTCTCTTCTTGAATCTCGCCAACGACCCCAC CATTGAACGCATTATCACACCTCGAATTGCCTTGACTTCGGCCGAATTTCTCGCCTATCAGTGCGAGAAGCACGTGCTTGTGATATTGACGGACATGAGTTCCTATGCAGAAGCACTTCGAGAG GTCTCAGCTGCTCGCGAAGAAGTTCCAGGACGTCGCGGTTTTCCGGGCTACATGTACACGGATTTAGCGACAATCTACGAG CGTGCCGGACGTGTGGAGGGGCGAAATGGATCCATCACGCAGATTCCTATCTTGACCATGCCCAACGACG ACATCACTCATCCTATTCCGGATTTGACCGGTTACATCACAGAGGGCCAGATCTACGTCGACAGGCAACTGCACAACAGGCAG GTCTATCCTCCAATCAACGTCCTCCCGTCGCTGTCTCGTCTCATGAAGTCGGCTATAGGAAAGGGAATGACGCGAAAGGATCACCCAGATGTCTCGAATCAATTG TATGCCAACTATGCTATTGGTAAGGACGTTCAAGCGATGAAGGCCGTCGTTGGCGAAGAGGCGCTCACTCCCGACGATCAACTCTACTTGGAATTTTTGGGGAAATTCGAGAAGAATTTTATATCTCAAG GTATCTATGAGAATAGAACGGTGTTTGAGTCGTTGGACATCGGTTGGTCTCTCCTGCGCATCTTTCCCAAGGAAATGCTCAAGCGCATTCCGCAGAACACCCTCGCCGAATTCTATCCGCGCGACGCTAAGCATTAG